One Formosa agariphila KMM 3901 genomic window, CTAAAATGGCTAAAACAACATAAGCAACAAATAATAAACCATGTGGCATTCCTAATAGTTTTACATATGTAGGGTCTTCTAAAGCATATTTAACAGGAACTGCAATACCCAATAAAAGAATGTAAGAGACACCTTCTAAAAAACCAACAATACGCAATGTTTTTAATACTGAATTCATAAGAAATTTAATTTTTTGCAAATATAACAAAGCATACATGGCTTATCTGTTATTTTATACGAAAAAGCAACTTTTGAATTCGGATATATGCTAAATAGAAAGCCCTAAGCTATTATAAAGCTTAGCTATAGCAATAAATTGTTTTGTAGCTAAATTATTTTCTTTAAGTTGAGCATCAATCAATTTTTGTTCCCGAGAATTTATTAAAAATAGAGAGCTATCTCCTAAGGTAAATTTACGTTCTTCTGCTTGCACCATAATTTCATAATCACTTACCATATTTTTAATTAATTCGTTTTGTGTACTCAACGAGCTAAT contains:
- a CDS encoding DUF3817 domain-containing protein; this translates as MNSVLKTLRIVGFLEGVSYILLLGIAVPVKYALEDPTYVKLLGMPHGLLFVAYVVLAILVGIELKWNAKTMALVLLASLVPFGTFIADSKYFKPAS